A stretch of the Leptospira harrisiae genome encodes the following:
- a CDS encoding type II toxin-antitoxin system HicB family antitoxin, protein MKYMVEIVKTNTGYSAHVPDLPGVFTVGDSLKEVETFIQEAIQLHLQGLEEDGISLSDPKTNVIWVEV, encoded by the coding sequence ATGAAATATATGGTTGAAATTGTGAAAACTAATACCGGATACTCTGCACACGTACCTGATTTACCAGGTGTATTTACCGTTGGCGATTCGTTAAAAGAAGTGGAAACATTCATCCAGGAAGCCATTCAATTGCATCTGCAGGGTTTAGAAGAAGATGGGATTTCTTTATCAGATCCCAAAACGAATGTTATCTGGGTGGAAGTCTAA
- a CDS encoding M15 family metallopeptidase, whose translation MKLFTIAICLGFPFLSLVGEPKENKLVVLDRKAYEQSVQKNPNKELINLEKKIPGITLDIKYATPDNFTKQVIYQEPKAYARKPVAEALKKAHIEFLQLGYSIKIFDAYRPYAATVKFFEIVGDTRYVASPKTGSRHNKGCAIDLTLVDTKTKKELPMPTEYDSFRKEAWAEAPVSDPEILKNRTTLIQVLKQYGFRVNKTEWWHYDFLECSGFEVLDIPFEELE comes from the coding sequence TTTGGGATTTCCTTTTTTATCTTTGGTTGGCGAACCAAAGGAAAACAAACTAGTTGTTTTGGATCGTAAGGCATACGAACAATCTGTTCAAAAAAACCCAAATAAAGAACTCATTAACTTAGAAAAGAAAATTCCTGGCATTACTTTAGATATCAAATATGCCACTCCAGATAACTTTACAAAACAAGTTATCTATCAGGAACCCAAAGCATATGCTAGAAAGCCAGTCGCAGAAGCACTAAAGAAAGCTCACATTGAATTTCTACAACTTGGATATTCGATCAAAATTTTTGATGCATATCGACCTTATGCAGCCACAGTCAAATTTTTTGAAATTGTAGGAGATACAAGGTATGTGGCCTCGCCCAAAACCGGATCAAGACATAACAAAGGTTGTGCGATTGATCTAACTTTAGTGGATACAAAAACCAAAAAAGAACTGCCGATGCCAACGGAATATGATTCCTTTCGAAAAGAAGCTTGGGCCGAAGCCCCTGTTTCTGATCCTGAAATTTTAAAAAACCGAACTACATTGATTCAAGTGCTCAAGCAATATGGATTTCGTGTGAACAAAACAGAATGGTGGCATTATGATTTTTTGGAATGTTCTGGGTTTGAGGTACTGGATATCCCTTTTGAAGAATTGGAGTAG